tctttcggaaacagcctctctatcttccgaggtaggggtaaggtctgcgtacactttaccatctccgaccccacattgtgggatttaaCTGGgtgaggtaggggtaaggtctgcgtgcaCTTTAccatccccagaccccacattgtgggatttcactgggtatgttgttgttgttcgttTGCTGCACAACCATTTTTAAGAATCTCTTCTTGCCACTTATTGAGATATTCCTCCGGTTCTTTTTTACGAATTTAGGTTATTTATTGAATTTCATCTAAAGCTAATGTTATTTAGATCACATTTGACTAGCGTTTGACACACAAAATAATGAGTGAAAAATTAATAAGTATATAAAGAAATCTATttctatatataaataaaatcgcaggctcacaaattcataaaaatacgaaaatattttttaatttatgatCTTCCCCAAGTAGTAGTTATCATACTTTATCATGTTAGTTTATAGAATATCGAATCACTTGCGTCCTTTTGGTATTTGCTAAATTTCCTACCAAACTTACTTCCTCATAAATAGTTATTCTGTAAAAACTATGCAATTATATGACGAAcaaactttaataattatgaaCTTATCAAGAAGATATGGTTAACATGCAATTACACTAAACTAGTTATATATTAGAAAAATGTGAAACTAATTATACTTATTTGATAAAAGTTAagtaacatttttatattttaagtTTGGGTCCGGACTTAGCACGGATCTCCTGCAACTAGTATACAATAGAAAGACTAAGATTTAGACGGAATAGTCAATATAGTAAGTTCATCACTAAGTGGCATAAGCAAAAGAGACACACGTGTTGGATGAAAACACTATTAAATAATTTCTATTTTTTCACAGATTTGTCCACTGAAAAAATGTTTAGTGGCTATTTCTCACTGAATGTCGGTGAAAAAATCTAAATAGTAGTGTTTCCCACCATGCATTTTCTCAGTGAGCTGGTTCGGTGGGAACATGGTggggaaaatcatgttttatagcatAAATTTTCCAGTGAGCTAGTTAGGTGGGAATGAGATgaagaaaatcatgttttatggcataaatttcccactgaatgtcaATAGGAAAAACGTAACCTCTGTTTCTAGCAGTGAAAACTTTAAACATTTAGCACGATTACGTTGTCATATGATAAAAGAATTACTTGTCAATACTATAACTATTACAATAAACAAATACAGTATATATTTAGTTGATCAATATACAAGGATGTATCCGTTATGAACCACTCATGCTATAGATCATGAGAAGTGTAACTTGCTTTGCTTAACAGACACATCAATTTCCATAGAGTACAATCCTTAAAACTCTCTATTCAGGATATGTAGGAAATGACTTATTGTTGATGTCAAAATGACATACTGCCGCTCAAAGTTGAAATAATATCAGGAGGTCATGATAATCTTTTTTAATGTGTATATATAAAAAATGACTTATTGCTGATTTCAAAATGACACATTCCGATTTGAATCTATGATTTCCAAGGTGAAATCTTGTCAGTGTGAATGTTAATGAGATGAATTAACTCACAAACACTAGAAAAACTCACCTTGATTGATAATGACAGCTTAGTCGAATGGAGGCTTGAGAAAAAAAGCCCTTGCTTGAATTCCAACTCCTTGGACACTTCCAACTTGATTTCTATATCTTTTTTAAGTATTCTCATGATCTTGTTACTTTCCTCACCTCGTCATCCTTAATCCGAAATAGGTTTAACAATTTATGGGATTTACAGAAACTACGTCAAGTAAAATTTTTACAAGGCTTTACATTCATATAGTCATGTATCTAATAGAAAATTTTCGAGTTAGATGTTTAGTCATAGTGAGTTCATCTCTAATAACATAAGCAGATGAGACATATGCATTGAGTGAAGAAATTCAAACGTAAAGCGTGACCACATTGTTGTCTGATTAAATAATTTTCTTTGTCAAATAACTATTGTAATAACAAGTACAGTATATCTTTAGTTGATCAATATTCAAAGATGTATTCATCAAATAAAAAAGACAAAATGAAAAGAAAGTCTATGAACCAATCATTCATGCCAGAGAATGAGAATAAGTGTAACATGCATTGCTTAACAGAAACATCAATTTCATGGAGTAAAATTCTTAAAACTCTATTCAGGATAACAACGAAGATTTCAGAGATATCTTTATCCTAATTCGTTTTAACATaaccccagaccccacattgatTATAACGTGAAAATTTAATGTATATATACAGGAAATGACTTATTGCTGATCTCAAAATGACACACTACTGCACTCAAAGTTGAAATAATTCACGAGTTTAAAATTATGGTTTATCACTCATATGTGTATATGCATTATGCTCCTCCATTTTTCTTGATAATATCAAGAAGTTGTGGTCAGTCTAATCTAAGTTCCTCTGTAAATTCAATTCCAAAGTTAATCCAAAACTTAGTCATATCCTTTTCTAATTTGAGACTGTAAGAAAATATTTGCCGTGTCTATTCTCATTCATTCCATAGGTTAATATACATCATgtacaacataattgtaggctacaaattaggaactaatttgactaatggattctaacatatgctatcctaacatagaagactacaaaatatatgtgactaaatatttacatactCTAACACACTcccgcagtcgaagcggtaggtttacgaacggttagactgtcccgaaaatcatcaaatagtacgcgcggaagacctttggtgaagatgtcggcaatctgataacgggacggAACATGTAGGACACGAACCTCTCCACGTCTAACCTTCTCACGAACAATGTGAGTACCATTTATTTAATGCTTCCATATGCTGGACTTTGGGATCATGCATAAACAAGCAAACCTGTTGGACGGCGTATGATATGTCTGGTCGAGTAAATGTCAAGTATTGCAAAGCACCTGCTAGACGACGATACTTTGTAGGATCCTCATACGAGGCGCTTGAAGAAGCGCTGAGTTTGCCTTTTGTGTCAACTGGAGTGGGGCAAGGCTTACACTGTGACATGCCTGCCCTGTCAAGAATATCCTCTGCATAAGAACTCTGAGACATAAATAGACTATTTTTGTCCCGGGAGACAGCAATCCCCAAAAAATAGCTCAatggacccaagtctttcattgcaaattccGTAGCTAACTTGGACTTAATACCAAGTCTGAGAGAGTCTGAAGATgcagttagaataatatcatccacatataacaaaatGTAAGCAGTATCCTTTCCACGACAATAAGTGAAGAGAGAGTTGTCAGATGTACTATGCGAGAAACCAATGGTTGCCACATATTCAGCAAAACGCTGATACCAAGCCCGTGGTGCCTGTTTCAAACCATAAAGAGACTTACgcaagagacagacatgatcaGGACGAGCCGTATCCCGGAATCCCAGAGGCTGATACATATAGACGGTCTCATTCAAATTGtcatgtaagaaagcattctttacaTCAAGTTGGTGAATGGGCCACGAGTAAGATAAAGCAATAGTAAGAACCACACGGATAGTTgccggcttgaccaccggactgaaagtctcgtcacaatcaacaccttcccgttgagacctgccatcacctacaagacgggctttatgcctctcaaaagaaccatcagatttctttttatgccgtAAAATCCATAAAGACCGAATAATATTAGCATTTGGAGGACGAGGGACCAACTCCCAAGTCTAACTATCAacaagagcattatattcatcttgcataacatttttccaattcgggtcattaaGGGCACCAACGGGATTCCGAGGAATGGGGGAGATGAAATTGTTGGTGGCACTTaaggcttgattatggtatttcaagttcggcttaaaaatcccatgttgACTACGTGTAGTCATGCGATGAACGGGTGGGGGGCTGGCAGGGAGGGGCTGCTGCCGTGGTGGGGCAGCGAGGGAGAAGGAGGGGCTGGCAGTGGAGGGACTGCCGGTTGGGCCGTGGCAGGAGGAGGAAGAAGCTGGCGGGCAACTGGGGCAGTGGGGGTGCATTGCTGGGCAGTCGACGATGAAGGAAAGGAGGTGGGCGAGCTCGGGTGGTGGGTTACAGGAGAGGGAGGGGGCTGCATTGGCGGAGCAGTGGCCTGGTCATGCAACAAATGGATTCTCAATGGGGAATTATCATCACCCAAAAACTCATATGAGGTAGGAGATGgagtatttatttgtgaaaatggaaaGGAACTTTCATCAAACCACACATGCTGGGCTATGATTATTTTCGGCTCGATAAATCGTAGCATTTGTACCCCCGATGATTGGAAGGATATCCTAGGAAAATACACGGAGTGGACCTAAATTGCagcttatgaatttgtgtggagGGAAAGAGAGGAAAGCATAGACAGCCAAAGACTCAGAGATGAGAGTATGAAAGATTCCTTTGATAAAGAATGTGAGTGGGTGTCTTATATGCTAAGAGTTTAGAAGGGAGAATATTGTGTAGGTACGTTGCCATGGCCAAGGCGTGATGCCAATAGGAGAGGGGCATAGATGCATGGGCAAGGAGTGTACGAACAATATTATTGATGGATTTAATTTTCCGTTCCGCCTTACCATTTTGGGGGGAAGTGTGGGGACAAGAAAAGCGGAAAAGCATCCCGTTTTGTTTACAAAATTTATGAAAAGGACCATTATCAAATTCACGCCTGTTGTCACATTGAaaagttttgatttctttttcaaactgaGTGCGAATGAAAATCTGGAAAGACAAGAAGCAATTataaacttgggactttgttttgatgggaaaattccaaagaaaattagtgtaattgtcaagaaataaaacataatatatgtGACCAGAAGAGCTAAGAACaggtgaagtccataaatcactttgAACAATGTCAAATggcatagtagtagttgaaagagagtcataaaaaggcaatttaattaatttccccaGAGGGCAAGAATGACAAACATTGTTTCGAGCCTTATTACATTCAATCAAATTCCTACTGCGTAAAGAACTAAGAATAACATCCCCTGGATGACCTAAACGGGAGTGCCAGATATGAGGAGAGATGACACTAAAAGCAGATGGTGTGGAAGACGAGATGGCTCGAAAATTTTTGAAGAATGAATAAAGATCACCCGAACTCTCACATCTCATGAGTTTGCTCCCCGtccgtaaatccttcacagaaaagccaaaaggatcaaattcaacagaaaccatattatcgatagtaaatttacgaacggaaataaggtttttgatgagtttaggtgCATGTAAAATATTTTTCAGGTTTAGGGAGGGATTTACTTGAAGGGAAgtatgaccataaccacgaatcggaatcatgttaccattaccaacaacaatgccattatTTTTGCCCAATTGATAGTAAGATGAGAGAGTACCTTGGGAGTTGGTCATGTGAGAtgtggctccggtgtccatgtaccaattgttGTCATCGGGCGGATTTAACGACATTGTATGCATAGCTTGATCAATATCCGTGGGCGCATACCCACCATGTAATGACGGGGCTGCTGAGTAGAATGACTGAGGAGGACGAGCGCTGAGAATACCTTGCTGGGACTGGGCTGGCTGTGACTGCTGCTGCCACCCGCGAGGCTGCTGCCAGCCAGTGGTGGGGTAGGGGCACGGTGGGGTGGCCCACGACTGAGGCCCCCAAGCAGCCCAAGGGGGGTAAAACTATGACTGGGAAGCAGCCCCTTGGTTCGGCGACGCGGCGGGCAGATTGCCCTGGGAGTTGTGCCGGCTGCCCCCGCCGCTGCTTTGCCCGTTTCCTGCACCACCGCGGTTGCTGTTGCGGTTTCCGCCGCCGCGACCGCGGTTGTTCTTCTTTCCGCGATTGTGAGAATTTTCTCGATTATTGAAACCATTTTCAGAATTGTTCGACTGCCCATTACTAGAAAAATTATGAGGATTAATATTGTGGGAAACGAGAGCAGCATTCGACCCGGAGTCGTGGATGGAGTCCTCGCCATGGCTGTCTTCCTCAAGTTCAAGCATCGACCGAACAACGTCAAAAGATGGGAGAGGAGTACGGTGTTGTACCGTCATTCGAAAGGTTTTATATTCCTCCGATAATCCTCGCAGAAGACGAAGCACAAGTCGTTCGTCGGAAACTTTGTGGCCGACGTTTGCGAGATTGTCTGCAAGAACTTTTAGCCTGGTGCAGTATGCTTTCACATTCGGAAAATCCATCAATTTGGTGTTGGTGAATTTTGCATCAAGAGCAAGAGCCCTAACCGATTTGTTGTCCTGAAAGAGATAAACAAGACGATTCTATGCCTCGGCTGCGGTGTCCTCTTGATGAATGATCATGTTGAGAATATCATTCGATATTGTACCATATATCCATTGACGAACAATGTCATCTAGCCGTTCCCATAGAGCCTTCGTAGTAAGTTTCTCGGCTATCGTTGCCGGTGGTGGCACGGTAGGGGAGGCAGGAGGTAGTATGTGGTCGATCATCAAGTTTGCTCGGCAATGGAGCTTGAAGAGGGTAGCCCAGTTGTTGTATTGGCTTCCTTCATAGTCAAGAACAAtaggaatgcatgatttgatattgGTGATTGTAGTCGCATGGTGCAACTTGGACGTGTCAGCCATggagaagaggaggaggaagggCTGAAGAGAAGGAAGACAAAAAAATTgtcggcggctagggtttaggttgctagggttttaggagagacctagtctgataccatgtaagagaATATTTGCAGTGTCTATTCTCATTCATTCCATAGGTTAATATACATCATgtacaacataattgtaggctacaaattaagaactaatttgactaatggattctaacatatgctattctaaaatagaagattacaaaatatatgtgactaaATATTTTCATACAGTAACAGAGACGGATGGAACAATATGATATGCACTCATGCAATAAATTGTCCGTTGTTggattattttattaaattttgtcTTGGAGCATTAATGTGAATTGATTAATGTGCATATAATTGTCCAAAGTTACTATAATCATATGAGATGGTAACTGATATTAATAATGCTTGATGATGCATTGCTTTGTTCAACATATCGTCATTAATCTACCATTTTCTTCTAACCACACATTATGTTAATTCAAGCTATAGCTTAGCACAACGTTTAGCTTCCTTGCTCAGTCCCTATTCTTTCCATTAAATAACTTTAATTCAACATTCAAAAATTCAAATGATTCTGGACTTCTAGCTAAATTGTTGAATCTTTAAGTAGAACTCAAAAAGTATGTTTTACAATACCCAAAAAGTAAAAGAGAGACTTTAATTTTACTACAAAATATTAAAGGTGCCACAAAGTTAGAAAGCCATTGAGAAAAGTGGATGTTTTCATCTATTCCTACCTAACCCATTACTTGTTAGTATAAAACTTTATTAAAGGTTTAAAAACAACATTTAAAAAATTCTTCCAAAGCCAACCCTTGCCCCACGCCCCCCAACACTAACCCACCCTCACCCGTCCTATACACCCCGTCTCCCTCCAATCCACAAACCCAAACTCTTAAGCATCACAATGTTGTAAAATTTGTATAGTATACAATTATTACGTTTCAGTCCTTAAAAAAGTTAAGAGTTTATTGGAAGTTCTACATCGGTGTAGGATAGGACAACAAACTCTTCATATGATCTGAATAATTCTCACctcataaattaatttttttaattgaaCTAAAGTCCAAAGTTCATTTTCTTATCATGGTATTAGATTCAGACACATCCTACTTAGATAGTGGGGCCCCAAATGATATTGTCGACACTCCAATTGGCAGGTCTGAGCATGCGGGGTGTTGGAAGTCCACATCGATGTGGGATGGTGCAATTGTACTCTTTATATGATCTTAGACAATTATGTTAATTTTTGAAATTGAAATAGACCCTAGTTTTATTTCCTTATCAGGCTATAAAAAATTTGACTGAACATTTTATCCAATTAAATTTATCTCAACTTTTTATATAACTCGAAAAATGTCATTTTCTTGTTAATGGAGTAACTCAACTTCACATTACAGTGTAGCAAATAGTTTTCTATCATTTGACACTTGTAATTAAATCAGTCCGATATGAATCATTCAAAGAAGGAAGTAATCTGGTTAAGCTGGTCAATATGGGCcggctaagagcccgtttggattggcttataagttggtcaaaccagcttataagccactCTTAAATTGTTTGGGTAtttgacaaaaataaaaaataatttaaattaagttaaaaagtgtttaaaataagctaaaatcaagaagttgctcaacctcaattttttttttttggcttaaaagtcatttttgtttgaccaacaactttacccttttatcccttatattttctattaatttcaaTATTACCCTTACTTTTAAAAACCCTTTAAGTACTTTTATCCAAACATGTagctgcttatttataaaataactttcagcacttaaaaagtactttaagcacttatgcttaaaaacCACTTTTTTTccagccaatccaaacgggctctaagacaaatagagcctatttggattggcttattttaagtgtttttaagccaaaataacttTTAAGTACTTTTATAGTATTTGCgtaagataaaaaaaataatacttctgcacaaaaaaaataaatcaaaagtcataacttatgcttATAAGCCCAAAGCCATAAAAGCCGTGGCTactcatgatcttaaatctactAACACTATTCGTTTTTTTGAATATGACTTGTTGATTAGTTCATGATGATGTGCTCAAATGTTAAAAGAGATTTTAATTTGACGTACACGTTTGATGCTTTTTCCTTATTAATTATCACAACTATAatttttgggcctaattttttttcTAATCAGTGTTCACAATTTTCAATTTCTCAGAAATTTATTTTTCAGATCCAATCATTGAACTAGGATCAAAACATCAGAGAAGTTACCTTCACAATCGTGTTCCAAATCAAATGGAATACTTCTTAAATTCTTTTTGTTTTCGCGGATTGGCCTTCATTTGGAGTGGTAGGAGGAGCTGAAAGTCACTTGACTGTAAGGAGATGAGTTCCAGTTCTTAAGATTTGGAAATCCTAGTGCGCTATTGCACCTGCTAGAAAGAACAGTTGAACTGCCATTGGCCCGGGTTCAGNNNNNNNNNNNNNNNNNNNNNNNNNNNNNNNNNNNNNNNNNNNNNNNNNNNNNNNNNNNNNNNNNNNNNNNNNNNNNNNNNNNNNNNNNNNNNNNNNNNNNNNNNNNNNNNNNNNNNNNNNNNNNNNNNNNNNNNNNNNNNNNNNNNNNNNNNNNNNNNNNNNNNNNNNNNNNNNNNNNNNNNNNNNNNNNNNNNNNNNNNNNNNNNNNNNNNNNNNNNNNNNNNNNNNNNNNNNNNNNNNNNNNNNNNNNNTCTTTAATTTTTTCcattcaaattggtggtctttaatttttgtccttcgcttaatatCCCGAGAttattagggtagaaggatagtaggtagtcgcgtttatcctcccttaagagtagttatgttgttctatagtttcttgtctcttgatttctgtgagtatgttggtttataatggcttatttactttcattgttgtcattttcatagttatttatagcagttaattctccttttaccatgactttcttgctttgttattccttgctttcatattgttttcgatacgcttgatcatatctaaccttttgtcttgtcttgttttttttttttcttctcctctcttgagccgagggtctttcggaaacagccgccctacctttcaatgTGGGGGTTAGgcctgcgtacactctaccctccccagaaccCACATAGtgagattatactgggcttgttgttgttgttgttgcttaaTATCCCGAGATTGTGGGTTCAAAccccagctcagttaaaaaaaaatcgcaagttaaagaccaccattttgagggacaaaaattaaagaccacccccagcgaaggacaatcctgcaaattgctcTTAAATTAGTGCCAATGTaaattgactttttttttttgagtggattatccttcatttggggtggtctttaatttttgcccttctccTAATACCCAAGGTTGTGGGTCCGAACCcaagctcaataaaaaaaaatcgcaaggcagaatttggaCCTTAAGGCAAAATTTACATGGAcagaattctgccttaaggcagaaatttACAAATTCTGACTTTAAGGCCTAAATTAAGGCAGAATTTCGCTGAAATTTTGCTGAAATTTTGCCAGAAggccaaaagttaaagaccaccattttgagggagaaaaattaaagaccaccccagcggaGGACAATCCTGCAACTTGCCCGTAAACTGAACCCAAAGTCCAAACGCATACTGGGCTACTCAAACGCATACTGTTCAAACGCTAATACGGGCTTCATCTGcttaaatttgaaatttcttcTTGGGCTTTGCCCATAAATAAGTAAAATTAGGTGGCCTAGCCACTTTTGTTGGGACCGTATTAAAGTTTAgtcatcttttggaatgtaatTTAAAATAGCCAATTTTTAATGCGgagataaaattaaaattaaaatatcctAGCCAAAATACGAAAAAATCAAAACGTTTACAAGTAAAACTTCAGTACTTACTGGAGTTCAAAATGTAGTTCAAATTTCATAAGAAAATTCTTGGAGTTTGAATTGTCTCCATTTCGAACTCCATAACAATGTTATTGAGTTTCACTTGTAAAAAACTGAATTCGAGGACTCTATAACAAAGTTTTCCTTTTATAAGTTTAAACTCGAGTATACTATCCTGAGTCTCACTTGTGAAAGTTCAAACTTAAAGATAGTGTTCTTAAGTCTCAACTTCTTCAAGTGTAACTCCAAGATATCATCATCGAATTCAATTTTTGTAACTAATAGATCCAGGACATATCCTGAAGTTCACACAAttttaaatttaaagttgtattTGTTTGTTAAGTTTGTAATAGAAGTGAAATAATATTTCTCGATGTATCATGAATAAAATACTGTTAAAAGCTATTTTGCTATATACCAaaagtaaaataattttaaaaggtTATTTTACTCATGGTATTAAAGAGTAACTAAATGTTAAATTCAGGAAGTGGCTCCCCTCCAGTACCAATCCTCTCCATTTGCTCCAGTGGTGCATTATAATTCTGACATCTGTCACTTTAAAAAATCAATGGACGAGATTATTTTGATTAACTAACACTAACCAGAGTCAAGTAGTCTCTTCccttatttcttatgcttcctcCTAAATCCTCGACTAAAACTAAATTACAAATTAATGATATCATAGATAAAAAAAAGGGCTAGCGGTAGCGGCTAAAATTTTTAGCGTTTCTGGTTCTTCTAGTTTCTCGAAGATTAAGgaggaagcataagaaataaagGATGGGGTGATGGGAGGGATTAGAGAGATTACTTGGACTGTGGTTAAGACTAATTAGTAGTATTAGTTaatcaaaataatcttgtccatTAATTTTTTAAAGTGACAGATGTCAAAATTATAATGCACCACTGGAGCAAATGGAGAGGATTGGTACTGGAGGGGAGCCGCTCCCTTAAATTCATTTTAAAATGTTAACTAATTTCTGATTAGGGACATAAAAAGTGACTATTCACCCATTTCTTCCCATAAACAACAATCTTaattcatttttaaaaaaaaaaatcttaattcATTCACCAATACGAAGTTTTAAAGGTCGGGATTACAGTTTCGTTTCCGATTTCCTTAATTTACAATTTTTTCATAAACACATAAATTTTGGGATTTTTTAAAAAGTTAGATCTTATGCAAAGGCAGATCAAACAAATACTTATCATCGAAATTTTCTGTAAAGTAGATGTGTTTTACACCTTTTGGTAcgtaaaattt
Above is a genomic segment from Lycium barbarum isolate Lr01 chromosome 12, ASM1917538v2, whole genome shotgun sequence containing:
- the LOC132624586 gene encoding 5'-3' exoribonuclease 2-like, which codes for MADTSKLHHATTITNIKSCIPIVLDYEGSQYNNWATLFKLHCRANLMIDHILPPASPTVPPPATIAEKLTTKALWERLDDIDNKSVRALALDAKFTNTKLMDFPNVKAYCTRLKVLADNLANVGHKVSDERLVLRLLRGLSEEYKTFRMTVQHRTPLPSFDVVRSMLELEEDSHGEDSIHDSGSNAALVSHNINPHNFSSNGQSNNSENGFNNRENSHNRGKKNNRGRGGGNRNSNRGGAGNGQSSGGGSRHNSQGNLPAASPNQGAASQS